A region from the Streptomyces tsukubensis genome encodes:
- a CDS encoding vWA domain-containing protein: MTTDTTTTGPETGPAADAGAGAGSEAAAERLRRWRLVLGGGSADGTGCALTGRDQAMDATLAALYGSGDGSAGGRRGSGRGAGLGASAPSVARWLGDIRTYFPTSVVQVMQRDAIDRLDLSALLLEPEMLEAVEADVHLVGTLLSLNRAMPETTKETARAVVRKVVEKLEKQLATRTRSTLTGALDRSARISRPRHRDIDWDRTIRANLKNYLPEYRTVVPERLVGYGRASRAVKKEVVLCIDQSGSMAASVVYASVFGAVLASMRSLATRLVVFDTAVVDLTDQLDDPVDVLFGTRLGGGTDINRALAYCQERITRPADTVVVLISDLYEGGIRDEMLKRVAAMKAAGVQFVALLALSDEGAPAYDREHAAALAELGAPAFACTPDLFPDIMAAAVERRPLPIPDTATG; the protein is encoded by the coding sequence ATGACCACCGACACCACGACCACCGGCCCGGAGACCGGCCCGGCCGCAGACGCGGGCGCCGGAGCCGGGTCCGAGGCCGCCGCGGAGCGGCTGCGCCGCTGGCGGCTGGTGCTCGGCGGCGGTTCCGCCGACGGCACCGGCTGTGCGCTCACCGGCCGCGACCAGGCCATGGACGCCACCCTCGCCGCGCTCTACGGCAGCGGGGACGGCTCCGCGGGCGGCCGCAGGGGCTCCGGCCGGGGCGCCGGGCTCGGCGCCTCCGCGCCCTCCGTCGCCCGTTGGCTCGGTGACATCCGTACGTACTTCCCCACCTCCGTCGTCCAGGTCATGCAGCGCGACGCCATCGACCGGCTCGACCTCTCGGCCCTGCTCCTGGAGCCGGAGATGCTGGAGGCCGTCGAGGCCGACGTCCATCTCGTCGGCACCCTCCTCTCCCTCAACCGGGCCATGCCCGAGACCACCAAGGAGACCGCCCGGGCCGTGGTCCGCAAGGTCGTCGAGAAGCTGGAGAAGCAGCTCGCCACCCGGACCCGGTCGACCCTGACGGGCGCCCTCGACCGCTCCGCCCGGATCAGCCGCCCCCGCCACCGGGACATCGACTGGGACCGGACGATCCGCGCCAACCTGAAGAACTACCTCCCCGAGTACCGCACGGTCGTCCCCGAGCGCCTCGTCGGCTACGGCCGTGCCTCCCGGGCGGTCAAGAAGGAGGTGGTGCTCTGTATCGACCAATCGGGTTCCATGGCGGCGTCGGTGGTCTACGCATCCGTGTTCGGAGCGGTCCTCGCCTCCATGCGCTCCCTCGCCACCCGGCTGGTCGTCTTCGACACCGCCGTGGTGGATCTGACCGACCAGCTCGACGATCCGGTCGACGTCCTCTTCGGCACCCGGCTCGGCGGTGGTACGGACATCAACCGGGCCCTCGCCTACTGCCAGGAGCGCATCACCCGCCCGGCCGACACGGTGGTGGTGCTGATCAGCGATCTGTACGAGGGCGGCATCCGCGACGAGATGCTGAAGCGGGTCGCGGCGATGAAGGCCGCCGGGGTGCAGTTCGTGGCCCTGCTCGCGCTCTCCGACGAGGGCGCCCCCGCCTACGACCGGGAGCATGCGGCCGCCCTGGCCGAGCTGGGCGCACCGGCCTTCGCCTGCACCCCGGATCTCTTCCCCGACATCATGGCGGCTGCCGTCGAACGCCGTCCGCTGCCGATACCGGACACGGCGACCGGCTGA
- the sucC gene encoding ADP-forming succinate--CoA ligase subunit beta: MDLFEYQARDLFAKHGVPVLAGEVIDTPDAARAATERLGGKSVVKAQVKVGGRGKAGGVKLATSPDDAVEKAGQILGLDIKGHTVHKVMIAETAPEIAEEYYVSYLLDRTNRTFLAMASVEGGMDIEEVAATKPEALAKIPVDANEGVTAEKAAEIVAAAKFPAEVADQVADILVTLWKTFVAEDALLVEVNPLAKVADGRVLALDGKVSLDANADFRQPEHEALEDKDAANPLEAAAKAKNLNYVKLDGEVGIIGNGAGLVMSTLDVVAYAGESHNGVKPANFLDIGGGASAEVMANGLEIILGDPDVKSVFVNVFGGITACDEVANGIVQALELLKAKGEDVTKPLVVRLDGNNAELGRKILSDANHPLVQRVDTMDGAADKAAELAAAAK; this comes from the coding sequence GTGGACCTGTTCGAGTACCAGGCGAGGGACCTCTTCGCCAAGCACGGTGTACCGGTGCTGGCCGGTGAAGTCATCGACACGCCTGACGCGGCGCGCGCGGCGACCGAGCGGCTGGGCGGCAAGTCCGTCGTCAAGGCCCAGGTCAAGGTCGGCGGCCGGGGCAAGGCCGGTGGTGTCAAGCTCGCCACCAGCCCGGACGACGCGGTCGAGAAGGCCGGTCAGATCCTCGGTCTGGACATCAAGGGCCACACGGTCCACAAGGTGATGATCGCGGAGACCGCGCCGGAGATCGCCGAGGAGTACTACGTCTCGTACCTCCTCGACCGCACCAACCGCACCTTCCTGGCCATGGCCTCCGTCGAGGGCGGCATGGACATCGAGGAGGTCGCGGCCACCAAGCCCGAGGCCCTCGCCAAGATCCCGGTCGACGCCAACGAGGGCGTCACCGCGGAGAAGGCCGCCGAGATCGTGGCCGCCGCGAAGTTCCCGGCCGAGGTCGCGGACCAGGTCGCCGACATCCTGGTGACCCTCTGGAAGACCTTCGTCGCCGAGGACGCGCTCCTCGTCGAGGTCAACCCGCTCGCCAAGGTCGCCGACGGCCGGGTGCTGGCCCTGGACGGCAAGGTGTCCCTCGACGCCAACGCCGACTTCCGCCAGCCGGAGCACGAGGCGCTGGAGGACAAGGACGCGGCCAACCCGCTGGAGGCCGCCGCCAAGGCCAAGAACCTCAACTACGTCAAGCTCGACGGCGAGGTCGGCATCATCGGCAACGGCGCCGGTCTGGTCATGTCGACCCTGGACGTCGTCGCCTACGCGGGCGAGTCCCACAACGGCGTCAAGCCGGCCAACTTCCTGGACATCGGCGGCGGTGCCTCCGCCGAGGTCATGGCGAACGGCCTGGAGATCATCCTCGGCGACCCGGACGTCAAGTCCGTGTTCGTCAACGTCTTCGGCGGCATCACCGCCTGTGACGAGGTCGCCAACGGCATCGTCCAGGCGCTGGAGCTGCTCAAGGCCAAGGGCGAGGACGTCACCAAGCCGCTGGTGGTCCGCCTCGACGGCAACAACGCGGAGCTGGGGCGCAAGATCCTCTCCGACGCCAACCACCCGCTGGTGCAGCGCGTGGACACGATGGACGGCGCGGCCGACAAGGCCGCCGAGCTGGCCGCGGCCGCGAAGTAA